The nucleotide sequence ATTGTTTCCGTTCCAGAAATAGGTCACGTGGCCGAATTTCTGCGTCTCGGAGATTGCAAACGATGTGACGCCCGCCGCGCAGAGGTATTGGCCGATGGTGCGGTCGATCGCGGGCGGTTCGACAAGGTAATTCTTCGGGATCAGGGCGTCGCCGTCGTACTGCATCAAGCCCGCGTAGAAGACCTTCGGGCGCCGCTTGCGGTCGAATTCGGCAAAATCGTCCTCGTCGAACGCGCGCGATATTTCAATCGCGCGGTCCCCGCGAAAGTTGAAGAACACCACCGCGTCGCCGTCCTCGATGGTTCCCACGGGTTTGCCGTTTTCGGTGATGACGAAACTGTCGAGATACTGATCGGTGCTGGCCGGATCCTCGGCATAATACGTCCGGACGGCCTCCGCGGCGGATGCGAAGGCGCGGCCCTCGCCGAGCACGTGAGTTTTCCAGCCGCGTTCCACGACGCCCCAATTCGCGCCGTAGCGATCCATCGTGGTGACCATGCGGCCGCCGCCGGACGCGATGCGGTAATCCTTGCCCCCTGCATTCAATTCCGCCAGTTTCGCTTCAAGAATGTCGAGGTAGCCAAGCGCGCTGCGCTCGCCGACGTCGCGTCCGTCGAGCAGCGGATGCACGCGCACGCGCGCGACGCCCTCCTGCGCGCAACGGTCGAGAAGCGCGAGCAATTGGTCAATGTGGCTGTGAACGTTTCCGTCGGACAGTAGGCCGATAAAATGGATCGTGCCGCCCCGCGCCGCTTGGTCCACGACCTTTTTCCACGCGGATCCCGCAAACAAGGCTCCGCTGGCGATCGCCTCGTTGACCAGTTTGGCGCCCTGCGCGAACACGCGCCCCGCGCCCAGCGCGTTGTGGCCCACTTCCGAGTTGCCCATGTCGTCGTCGCTGGGCAGGCCGACCGCCGTTCCGTGCGCTTTCAACCGCGTGAACAGCGGCTCGGCGAACAACGAGTCCAACACCGGTGTATAGGCCATGTACACGCCGTCGGATTCATCGCGCTTGCCGATGCCGACGCCGTCCATGATCACCAGAACCAGCGGGCCGGGAAAGGGGGTGTAACGGCTTGATGGTTTGAGGGAAAGCGAGGCCACGATAGGTATCCTTCTTGTTTCGTCCAGGGATGCGTATGCTTCCGTTTGCCTGTTTTCGTGCTCGTGTTTGTCGTCGGTGTCGTCGTCGAATGCGGCATGGCTTCGATGACGATTACCCGCACGAAAAAAGGCCGTATCTCAATCGAGCGGTTCGATCCAGATATTTCGGTACTGAACCGCGTTATGGTGATCCTGCAACAACAGGACGCCTTTGGGGGCTTCGACGCCGCTGACGCCGCCGGGGGTCGTTCCGTCGAGTTCGACGTTGTCGTGAATTACGGTTCCGTTCAACTCGACCCTGATGACGGCGTTTTTGGTTTTATTGCCCGCCGCGTCGAATTTCGGCGCGTGGAACGTGATGTCGTAGGTCTGCCATTCCGTCGGCGGCAGGCAGGCATTGGTTTTCGGCACGGCCTTTTTGTAGATGCCGCCGCATTCATTGTCGGCGGTCGGCAGCCCGAAACTGTCGAGCACCTGGACTTCATAGCGCCCGAAGACGTACACGCCGCTGTTGCCGCGGGCTTGTCCGCGCTTGTCGGCCATGAGCGGCGTGCGGAATTCGAGATGAATCCGGTGATCGCCGAATTCCTGCTTGGACACGATATTGCCCTTGCCGACCTGCATTGCGCCGCCCTCGACGATGGTCCACGGCTTCTCGGTTGGCTGCCATGCGTCGAGATTCGTGCCGTCGAACAGCACGATGCCGTTTGCGGGCGGTTTCGCGCCCAACGACGGCGGCTGAATATAGACATGATCCAGTTTGAACGCGCCCGGCGCGTCCTTTCCCTTGAATTTGCCGGTAATATGCGCGCCGTCCCCCTTGGCCGTCAGTTTGCACATGCCGCCGAAGTCCGCGCCCAGATCCAATTCACAATCTACCGTGAACTTCTTACCATCGAACGATCCGCGGGCCAGCGCCGATACCGGTTTGCCGGCCTTGTCCGCGAGTTCGACAAATACGCGGTACAGGCCCCTGCCGTCCGCGACAATCTTGGCCGACAACGGCGTGTTTTGCCAGGCCTTGTCCGTGAACAGGCCGCGCCATGTGCCCTGAACGGGATCCGTTGCCTGCTGCGCCGCGGCCACTACCGTCACAAGAATCAAGGCCGCCATCCATCCGAGAACCCTGTATCTCATTTTGCGTTTCCTCCGCACAAGTGGTTGTTTCAAAAAACGCGGCGATCCTATCACAGCACCATCCGGCGCGCAATGTGGATATCGTTTCCGCATGGATTTTCCAGATGAGCGAAGGGGGGCGAAAGGATCATCATGGACGAAAATCGCGGTACGATCCCGTTTTTGCTTTCACAACCCCGCCAACATCTTCGGTTGCGCCCCGTCCACTGGTTTCATGATCGCGTCATTCTAAACGCACCCGTTTTTCTTTTTTACATTGTTAATCTTGCTTTTTTTGGAAATATCAGTTAGACTATTGCTGCTTGGGGAAGGAATGGCCGGCAAAGAGGTACGGCTTATGGTGAAGTGCCCCAGCCATTCCCGGAGTGAAGTTGTGGGATATTGCAGCGTTTGCGGCACGTTCGGCTGTAAAGAGTGCCTGACGCAATTCGAGGGGGAGTTTTTTTGTGCAAAACACTACCGCCCCATTGCCCAGCGCCTCGAACAGGAGCAACGTCTCGAGGAGAGGCGGCACCAGCACCCCCGCCAGCGGCTCGTCGTGCGGTTTGCGGACGGGCGGCGCGCCTATGGCGTCTGTTTTTCCATGGTGCTTACCGACGAGGGGTTTCATCTGGACCTTACCGACGCATCCGGGGTTCCGCTGGGCAAGACGGAAAAGATCAACTTCAAGGATCTGAAGGCGGTTTTTCATGTCAAAAGTTTCGACGGAAAGCCCGCCACGCCCGTCCCCTACAAGGCCTTCACCCCCGAAGGGCCGGAACTGGTCGTGGTATTTCGCGACGGAGAAATCGTACGCGGTTTTTCGCCCCAACGCCACAACACCCGGGATCCCCGTTTCTATCTGATCTCGAAGGATCCAAACGACAACAACATCAGCATCCTCGTTGAACGGACTGCGGTCGAGGCCGTCTATACGGCTGAAGAATACGAGGAGATGCTTGCACGAAAACGCGAGACATCCCGCGAAAACGCCTTGCCGGAAAACATCTCGCATGAGGAAGCGATGGGGGACTTCCATTTCGAAATGCGCGAATACGAAACCGCGCTGCAATGCTACCAGCAGGCCCTGTCCAAGTTTCCCCGTTCACCCCGCCTAATCAAAAAGACCGTCTTGGCCCTTTATGACACCGGCGTCCAGTACATCAAGCGGCGCGAGTACGACAAGGCACTGCACCACATGGAACAGGCGCTTCGGCTGGCGCCCCACAATGAATCCGTGGTAAAAAAGGTGGCGCAACTCAAACACGTCTTGAAGAAACAGGAACAGAACGTGTAACATGGGGGTAGGCGCCTGAAACGGCGCCGTGGATTTTTTTTGCAGTGATTATTGTATGCGCATTGCCATTATAGCCGATATTCATGCCAATCTGGAGGCGGCCTCGGCGGTTTTGGCCGAAATTGACAGGCTGAACCCCGACAAGACCGTCTGCTTGGGCGACCTTGCCGGCTACAATTCCCAGCCGAACGAGGTCATCGAACTGATTCGCGCGCGGGAAATTCCGACGCTGATGGGCAATCACGACGCCGCCGCGTGCGGAAACGAGGATACATGGTTCTTTCGGTCCTCGGCCAAGAAAGCCATTGACTGGCAGGCCGGCCAACTCCGCGAAGACAACCGCGAATGGCTCAAGGCCCTGCCCGTGCAACTGGCCTTCGACCGGGTTTGTCTGGGCGTGCACGGTTCGCCGGGCAACCGCGATGACTACATTGTGGATTGGCTGGACGCCATGCGCCAGTTGTCCCATCTGAAGAATCCCGACACCATGGTCTGTTTCTTCGGCCATAGCCATCGGGCGTCGTTCTTTTCGGAGCGCGGCGGCCATTTTGCCACGACCGCCGGAACCGTCCATGAATTACGGCCCCGAAACCGATACTTCATCAATCCCGGCGCCGTCGGCCAGCCCCGCGACCGGGATCCCCGCGCCGCTTTCGGACTGTTCGACAGCGATCGCATGACCTTCGAGTTCTGCCGTGTCGAATACGACGTGGCCGCCGCCGCGCAAAAAAACATCAAAGCGGGGCTTCCCTCGGATTTGGCCGCCCGTCTTATCAAAGGCGTCTGATTGTATTGAACGCCAAACGATTTTGCCGCAGGCGGCCACCGCGTTCCGGCGGGAATTTTATCGGCCTGTTTCTTCCGGAAAGTCGTCTGAACCATTCGTCCGGCATCGCTGCATGAGCCGGAGTGCTGTTTCACGCTCATTGAGCATTCGACGGTCGCAATGAGCGCCGGAATGTCCTTCTTGCAGATGGCAAAGACCTGCGCCCAACGTGTAAGACACGAATTATTCGCGTCGGCAGAAAGACGAATACCCCCGCTGTTATGACAGCGTTTCGCCGAGGATCTTGTCCGCCTGTTTCGCGCGAAACGCATTGAGTTTTTCGGATAATTCCGGTCGGGTGAGCGCGAGGATGGCGATGGCGAGCAGGGCGGCATTGACGGCGCCGGCCTTGCCGACGGCCAGCGTGCCGACGGGGATGCCCGCGGGCATCTGGACCATCGAGAGAAGCGAGTCGAGCCCCTGCAATGCGCTGGCCATGGGCACGCCGAGGACGGGCTTGATCGTGCGCGACGCCATGACGCCGGCCAGGTGCGCCGCGCCGCCCGCCGCGCCGATGAACACTTCGCAGCCGCGGGCGGTCGCATCGGCCATGTAGGCTTCCAAAGCGTCGGGCGTGCGGTGGGCCGACAGCACGCGGGCCTCGTTCGGGACACCAAATTCGGACAGTGTCTCCGCGGCATGGCGCATGACGTCCCAGTCGGATTTGCTGCCCATGATAACGGCTACAAGAAGGTCGTTGCTCATGTTGATGCGGGCCTCCTTTATGTGAAGTAGTCAGTAGTCAGTAGTATATTATGTCCGCTTGAACGCCGACAATGTTTTCCATGCGCAACGTTCCCATGTGTATTCCGAGGCGGCCTGTTTTCCGTATCGGACGCGCGCCTGTCGTTGTTCCGGTTGTTCGTCGAGCGCCCAGCGGATGCCGGCAATGATGGAATGGGTGCTTTCCGGGTTGAAATAGATGGGTGTGTCGCCGGCCACCTCGGCGATGCCGCCGGTGCGCGACGTGACGACCGGCGCGCCCGACCGCATCGCCTCGAGCACGGTCACGCCGCTGCCTTCGTATAGGGACGGCTGAATGAACACGTCACAATGCTGATACAACCCGGCGAGGTGCGTCGCGGGGCACGATTCGATGCGCATGACGCGGGGACCCCAATCGGCCGGCTCGGCCTCGGCGGGTTGTCCCACGACGACCAGCCCGTGCGGAAAATCGTCTTTTAGAATGTCGAAGACTTCACGGAGCCGCTTGAGATTGCGATAGGCGCGCGTCGCGCCGACAACCAGGAAGTAGGGCTTTTGAATGAAGCAGGTCTGCGGCTTTGCGAACACTTCCGAGACGCCCAGCGGCGCGACCACCACCTTGTTCAGCGGAATACCCAGCAGTTCGAGGTACTTCCGCTGAACGAATCCGGAAGGCGCGACGATGGCGGCGGCGTTTTCGCAGACACGTTTCACCGTTTTGATCCGGACGGCCCGCTTGCGCGCGGATTCCTCCGCGTCCTCTTCCCATGCGTAGAGGTCGAGCGCGAACACGACAATCGGGATGCTGCTTTTGGCGGGGGCCGATTCAAGCGGCGTGAACAAGACATCGGCATTTCGCTGTCGGGCGGCGCGTTCGACGCGGCTTTCAAGACCCGAGAAAAGTCCCGCGCCGGCAAGGCATTCGCGATCCCAGCCGTCGAAACTGTCGTGGTTGTCCGGATCCGTAATCAACACGAAACGCGTGTCCGGCTGGACGTCGCGCATCGTGGCGAGCACGTTGCGGATATAGTGTTCCGCGCCGCCGCCGCGGCCCGGCTTCAATCCCGCCAAGTTGACACCGACCATCATGGGCTATAAGGCCACCGACCAAAGGTTTTGGGACAAAGGGTTATGGATCTTGAGCATACCGGGATCTTGCCTGTTTTTCCCGGTGTTGAACAAACACAAGGAATTCCTTGAACCTGAAACGCGGGACGGACTGGCCCGTCGGTCTTTTTCGGAAATGCGCCAAGCCGGCGGTTGGACCGGCTGGACAGCCTGTCCCACGCTTTCGTGCCTATTTCAGTCATGTCGCGACTCCCTGAACAATGCTTCAATGCGAGTCCGTTATCCATTCCAACGAAAAACGGCTTTTTTATGAATTTTCAAGTTGAGAGAGCGTCCAAGAATTCGGCACTCCTAACTTCCAGATCCCAACTCATTCCACATATCCGAGATCGGCCAGTCGTTTCCGAATCGCTTCTTCTTCTTCGGGCGTATACTGCACGCCATCCATGCGCAAGAGATCTCGCTCGGCCAACTCATCCAGTATTTTCTCGGCCGCAAAATCCGGCGTGTCGTGCTCGTCAACCTCCATTTCGAGCACGTTGCCTTCGGGGCGGATATCCGGCGCCGTCACAACGGCGAACACGCCATTGCGGCTGAGTAACCCGCACACGAACGCCGCGCGCTTCACGCCGCCCAGACGCTTGATCATGTCCTCGTCAATCCGCTCGGCGTTGCGTCCCAATTCGATTAGGCGAAACACGAGCGCCTGGGCGGTGGCCCCGGCCTCGGTTCCTCTCAGGCAAATGGTTGCGCCTTTTTCCATGGCTTACCCAATAACCTTTCCCTGCATGTCTTCCGGCACGGCCACGCCGGACAATTCGAGGATTGTCGGGGCCACGTCCATCAATTGCAGTCCCTTCAATTCCTCACCCTTCCGGCCCATTCCATCGTCCATAATAAAAATGCCGTCGAAATCGTGGTTCGCATCGTCCGGCCCCGTGTCGTTTTCAAATGTATAGATACCGTCGAACCCGACCGCGCCGACCGACCGCCAGTCCAGTCCGCCGAAATAGACGAACAAGTCGGGCGGCACGCCGTTGACTTCCCTGTACAGGTCGCGGGGCCTCAATGCGCGGTTGCCGAGCAGCCGTCCGTCGGGGCCAGGCATTGCCTCGATGGCCGCGATCAGTTCATTCAGGCATACGTCGTATTCCGCCGCGGGGATGACGCCCTGTGGTTCGCGGCCTTCCACGTTGAGAAAGACACGCCCGTAATACCCGCCCGAGGCCCATGCCCGCGTATGCGGCCAGTCTATTCTACAGTCTTCGATGCGCGTTCGGCCATTCGGTGGTTCGGCCAGACCCA is from Candidatus Hydrogenedentota bacterium and encodes:
- the gpmI gene encoding 2,3-bisphosphoglycerate-independent phosphoglycerate mutase; the encoded protein is MASLSLKPSSRYTPFPGPLVLVIMDGVGIGKRDESDGVYMAYTPVLDSLFAEPLFTRLKAHGTAVGLPSDDDMGNSEVGHNALGAGRVFAQGAKLVNEAIASGALFAGSAWKKVVDQAARGGTIHFIGLLSDGNVHSHIDQLLALLDRCAQEGVARVRVHPLLDGRDVGERSALGYLDILEAKLAELNAGGKDYRIASGGGRMVTTMDRYGANWGVVERGWKTHVLGEGRAFASAAEAVRTYYAEDPASTDQYLDSFVITENGKPVGTIEDGDAVVFFNFRGDRAIEISRAFDEDDFAEFDRKRRPKVFYAGLMQYDGDALIPKNYLVEPPAIDRTIGQYLCAAGVTSFAISETQKFGHVTYFWNGNNSGYIDERLEKYVEIPSDRIQFHLRPWMKSAEITDNVLEAIASGKYKFIRMNYANGDMVGHTGIVPAVRIAVESVDLALGRLLPAVEAANGVLVVTADHGNADCMFTEKKGKREPMVAHTLNPVPFIVKDFSGSNRLSLANVPAPGLGNVAATLLALLGHETPEGYEPSLIAL
- a CDS encoding DUF1080 domain-containing protein, which produces MRYRVLGWMAALILVTVVAAAQQATDPVQGTWRGLFTDKAWQNTPLSAKIVADGRGLYRVFVELADKAGKPVSALARGSFDGKKFTVDCELDLGADFGGMCKLTAKGDGAHITGKFKGKDAPGAFKLDHVYIQPPSLGAKPPANGIVLFDGTNLDAWQPTEKPWTIVEGGAMQVGKGNIVSKQEFGDHRIHLEFRTPLMADKRGQARGNSGVYVFGRYEVQVLDSFGLPTADNECGGIYKKAVPKTNACLPPTEWQTYDITFHAPKFDAAGNKTKNAVIRVELNGTVIHDNVELDGTTPGGVSGVEAPKGVLLLQDHHNAVQYRNIWIEPLD
- a CDS encoding tetratricopeptide repeat protein, which produces MGYCSVCGTFGCKECLTQFEGEFFCAKHYRPIAQRLEQEQRLEERRHQHPRQRLVVRFADGRRAYGVCFSMVLTDEGFHLDLTDASGVPLGKTEKINFKDLKAVFHVKSFDGKPATPVPYKAFTPEGPELVVVFRDGEIVRGFSPQRHNTRDPRFYLISKDPNDNNISILVERTAVEAVYTAEEYEEMLARKRETSRENALPENISHEEAMGDFHFEMREYETALQCYQQALSKFPRSPRLIKKTVLALYDTGVQYIKRREYDKALHHMEQALRLAPHNESVVKKVAQLKHVLKKQEQNV
- a CDS encoding metallophosphoesterase family protein translates to MRIAIIADIHANLEAASAVLAEIDRLNPDKTVCLGDLAGYNSQPNEVIELIRAREIPTLMGNHDAAACGNEDTWFFRSSAKKAIDWQAGQLREDNREWLKALPVQLAFDRVCLGVHGSPGNRDDYIVDWLDAMRQLSHLKNPDTMVCFFGHSHRASFFSERGGHFATTAGTVHELRPRNRYFINPGAVGQPRDRDPRAAFGLFDSDRMTFEFCRVEYDVAAAAQKNIKAGLPSDLAARLIKGV
- the purE gene encoding 5-(carboxyamino)imidazole ribonucleotide mutase; the encoded protein is MSNDLLVAVIMGSKSDWDVMRHAAETLSEFGVPNEARVLSAHRTPDALEAYMADATARGCEVFIGAAGGAAHLAGVMASRTIKPVLGVPMASALQGLDSLLSMVQMPAGIPVGTLAVGKAGAVNAALLAIAILALTRPELSEKLNAFRAKQADKILGETLS
- a CDS encoding glycosyltransferase family 1 protein produces the protein MMVGVNLAGLKPGRGGGAEHYIRNVLATMRDVQPDTRFVLITDPDNHDSFDGWDRECLAGAGLFSGLESRVERAARQRNADVLFTPLESAPAKSSIPIVVFALDLYAWEEDAEESARKRAVRIKTVKRVCENAAAIVAPSGFVQRKYLELLGIPLNKVVVAPLGVSEVFAKPQTCFIQKPYFLVVGATRAYRNLKRLREVFDILKDDFPHGLVVVGQPAEAEPADWGPRVMRIESCPATHLAGLYQHCDVFIQPSLYEGSGVTVLEAMRSGAPVVTSRTGGIAEVAGDTPIYFNPESTHSIIAGIRWALDEQPEQRQARVRYGKQAASEYTWERCAWKTLSAFKRT